In Chryseobacterium shigense, the following proteins share a genomic window:
- a CDS encoding recombinase family protein: MKARYIRVSTGAQNTARQEERQTKDEKVFIDIVSGSTPFKNREQGKELIKAIEGNEINYISVTSIDRLGRNLYDILTTLEFFKEKSVILKVDNLGIESLIKGKENQAFKLIISVMANIAEMERETILERQRQGIALAKAKGIYKGREKGSTESIEDFLFKYKEVVKNLKKGNSIRDTAKICNVSIGTVQKVKNNIK, translated from the coding sequence ATGAAAGCACGATATATTAGAGTTTCAACGGGAGCGCAAAACACAGCAAGGCAGGAGGAACGCCAAACAAAAGACGAAAAAGTTTTTATTGATATTGTTAGCGGTTCTACTCCTTTTAAGAATAGAGAACAAGGAAAGGAGCTAATAAAAGCTATTGAAGGTAATGAGATTAATTATATCTCGGTAACTTCAATTGACAGGCTCGGAAGAAACCTTTATGACATCCTTACAACTCTGGAATTCTTCAAAGAAAAGAGCGTTATTCTCAAAGTGGATAATCTCGGAATAGAAAGCCTAATCAAAGGCAAAGAAAATCAAGCCTTCAAACTTATTATCTCTGTTATGGCTAACATAGCCGAAATGGAACGAGAAACCATTTTAGAGCGTCAACGACAGGGAATTGCACTTGCAAAGGCTAAAGGAATCTACAAAGGACGTGAGAAAGGTTCTACGGAAAGCATTGAAGATTTTCTTTTCAAATATAAAGAAGTGGTTAAGAATTTAAAAAAAGGAAATTCTATAAGAGATACAGCGAAAATCTGTAATGTAAGTATAGGAACAGTACAGAAAGTCAAAAATAATATTAAATAG
- a CDS encoding GNAT family N-acetyltransferase, with translation MNFDFNENYILENEWVRLEPLKPSDFDLLLPYSENEPEIWEFNSGGANGKENLQKYLSNALLQRETEKEYPFIVFDKSAQKYVGSTRFYAIFIENKTIEIGYTWYGKKYQGTGINKNCKYLLLEFAFEKLNMERVAFAANSKNNRSINAMKAIGCVVEGVLRNCSTDASGNRIDVARLSILKNEWNDNVKSKLKKDIENFSYR, from the coding sequence ATGAATTTCGACTTTAATGAAAATTATATTTTAGAAAATGAATGGGTAAGATTAGAGCCTCTTAAACCATCTGATTTTGACCTGTTGCTTCCTTATTCGGAAAATGAGCCTGAAATCTGGGAATTCAATTCCGGAGGCGCAAACGGAAAGGAAAATCTTCAAAAATATCTCTCAAATGCACTGTTGCAAAGAGAAACTGAAAAAGAATACCCATTTATTGTTTTTGATAAATCTGCACAAAAATATGTGGGGAGTACAAGATTTTATGCAATTTTTATAGAAAATAAGACTATAGAAATTGGTTACACCTGGTACGGAAAAAAATATCAGGGGACCGGAATAAATAAAAACTGCAAATATCTGTTGCTTGAATTTGCTTTTGAAAAACTAAATATGGAAAGAGTTGCATTCGCAGCAAATAGCAAAAATAACCGGAGTATAAATGCAATGAAAGCAATTGGCTGCGTTGTGGAAGGTGTTTTAAGAAATTGTAGTACAGATGCAAGCGGGAACAGGATTGACGTTGCAAGGTTAAGTATTTTGAAAAATGAATGGAATGATAATGTAAAGTCTAAGCTTAAAAAGGATATTGAAAATTTTTCTTACAGATAG
- a CDS encoding Shedu anti-phage system protein SduA domain-containing protein: protein MENINHSKWYGREFKSQKIQEWENLLSKNLLENNYQTYLTENAGIFLSDDDCHLVISKLKLGSELETDFITLSDGFSNGNIFEFIEIKQPSAKLFTEKGLMTAEFNRATQQIRDWKRWLMDNRNWMGKYLPTVNTRISNPTHFKFKIIIGRRLSNHYEVEKRNQIAEEIGAEIRSFDYLTDKIKRREFYPIAWLRDGTPGHYEKELANPFYKAFTDSEWKKFCNSQKVASSHFYSDHFEEVLKMREYSSY, encoded by the coding sequence TTGGAAAACATTAATCATTCAAAATGGTATGGAAGAGAGTTTAAATCCCAAAAAATACAAGAGTGGGAAAATCTTCTCTCTAAAAATTTGTTAGAAAATAATTATCAAACGTATTTGACTGAAAATGCAGGGATTTTTTTAAGCGATGATGATTGCCATTTAGTTATTTCTAAACTGAAACTTGGCAGTGAGTTAGAAACTGATTTTATAACTTTATCAGATGGCTTTAGTAATGGAAACATTTTTGAATTTATTGAAATCAAACAACCGTCAGCCAAATTATTTACGGAAAAGGGATTAATGACTGCGGAGTTTAATAGAGCTACACAACAAATAAGAGATTGGAAAAGATGGTTAATGGATAATCGCAATTGGATGGGGAAATATTTGCCCACTGTCAATACAAGAATATCAAACCCAACCCATTTTAAATTCAAGATAATAATAGGTAGAAGATTATCAAACCATTATGAAGTCGAAAAAAGAAATCAAATAGCCGAGGAAATTGGGGCTGAAATTAGATCCTTCGACTATTTGACAGATAAAATTAAAAGGCGAGAATTTTATCCTATTGCTTGGTTACGGGATGGAACACCTGGACATTATGAAAAGGAACTTGCAAATCCATTTTACAAAGCTTTTACAGATTCTGAATGGAAAAAATTTTGCAATAGTCAAAAGGTTGCATCATCCCATTTTTATAGTGATCATTTTGAAGAAGTTTTAAAAATGAGGGAATACAGTTCTTATTAA
- a CDS encoding Cthe_2314 family HEPN domain-containing protein — MIKIDYPKELHIFVSIYVSVDMPQNLSDHLYKSKFSLTLVHKASKAIIKKGAIQLDKDSTKLTEGEKLTLKLFEYFTSLQRVLQDIENVLVFLKIDTKKIRKVYPLLDTDEEYYKYHFENYIIRIISLQDIVGKLGNILYKTNIDDEKCNGYNFKEALKKNGNPKHSYISAILEQSIDVKKVRHKKLHRGIAEINNLRGVVFWDDLEKATSKKFDRILHEMSAGDLSIQINEIEKETVKIIDLIIEFFDNSLDELNNI; from the coding sequence TTGATAAAAATTGATTACCCAAAGGAATTACATATCTTTGTTAGCATATATGTTTCAGTAGATATGCCACAAAATCTTTCAGACCATCTATATAAAAGTAAATTTTCTCTAACTTTAGTCCATAAGGCCTCAAAAGCAATCATCAAAAAAGGTGCTATACAATTGGATAAAGATAGTACAAAGCTAACCGAAGGCGAAAAATTAACTTTAAAATTATTTGAATATTTTACCTCTTTACAGAGGGTATTGCAAGATATTGAAAATGTATTGGTTTTCTTAAAAATTGACACTAAAAAAATCAGAAAAGTCTACCCACTCCTTGATACTGACGAGGAATATTACAAATACCATTTCGAAAATTATATTATCAGGATAATCAGCTTACAGGACATTGTTGGAAAACTAGGAAATATTTTATATAAAACAAATATTGATGATGAAAAATGCAATGGATATAATTTCAAGGAAGCACTTAAAAAAAATGGTAATCCAAAACATTCTTACATTTCTGCAATTCTTGAGCAATCTATTGATGTTAAAAAAGTTAGACATAAGAAATTGCATAGAGGGATAGCAGAAATAAATAATCTTAGAGGGGTAGTTTTTTGGGATGATTTAGAAAAGGCTACGAGTAAAAAATTTGACAGAATACTTCATGAAATGTCTGCTGGAGATTTATCCATTCAAATTAATGAAATAGAAAAAGAAACTGTCAAGATAATCGATCTAATTATTGAATTTTTTGATAACTCATTGGATGAGTTAAACAATATATAA
- a CDS encoding antirestriction protein ArdA has protein sequence MAKLTNCLDTFSIYVGTYAKYNNGSLQGSWLEISDYSNYDELLETMRELHQDEDEPEFMFQDYKCNQFFIKQKLISECHLSANIYEIAEQINNSDYDFEVIEAYAECMSYYHEDISDLLDNLSDSYYGEYSSDEDFAQTTLEQDGSILENLPSYIYIDWEATARHLMYDYMSSNGYYFRN, from the coding sequence ATGGCAAAGTTAACAAATTGTCTTGATACTTTCAGTATCTATGTCGGAACGTACGCAAAGTACAATAATGGAAGCCTACAAGGTTCATGGCTTGAAATTTCAGATTATTCAAATTATGACGAGCTTTTAGAAACTATGCGGGAACTACACCAAGATGAAGACGAACCAGAGTTTATGTTTCAGGATTATAAATGTAATCAGTTCTTCATCAAACAAAAACTAATCAGTGAATGCCATCTTTCAGCAAACATTTATGAGATAGCCGAGCAAATTAATAATTCAGATTATGATTTCGAGGTTATAGAAGCCTATGCAGAGTGCATGAGTTATTATCATGAGGACATAAGCGACCTATTGGATAACCTTTCGGATTCATATTATGGCGAGTACAGTTCGGATGAAGATTTTGCGCAGACTACTTTAGAACAGGATGGCTCAATTCTCGAAAACCTACCATCTTACATTTACATTGATTGGGAAGCAACCGCCAGACATTTGATGTATGATTATATGAGTTCTAATGGATATTATTTCCGAAACTAA
- a CDS encoding RNA-directed DNA polymerase, translating into MRKNFKKALLNIIKHGDTDIFPFPFERYLFEDMLEQCLDILEDYHKNFEQSLSLSPPINLETLSQVGYYGFRQATLIEPFWNAYYLGIVISLAEKIENKRIKEADKNVFSYRYEWNAKKSSLFKDANWIDYKKQCVEYSKQFDYVLQTDISNFYPRVNHHKLENALKKIDTTDIPKRILKLLSIFSGTISYGLPVGGPASRILAELALNNTDLNLKAKGIVFCRYVDDYTIFCNSESEAYKTLILLSEKLSNAQLSLQKDKTKIMSSEEFREIHYFLDPISDEIDNPEEEQKLLNISIRFDPYSATADEDYETIKHSIRQIDIIGILSREVNKTRIDQTVTKQAINSIKALTEENQVNAVKILLDSNNLLNLSPVFTTIIRAVRSVYDDLVDAGKNFVDSALLELFAEENYLTKIEINLNYIVQILSLRHSPAKETIFINLFETVTNHLLKRQIIVAMTNWDCDFWLGDIKSQFTTLTMWERRSILYSSYYLGDEGKHWRDHNKNLFSKEEVLMRDWFADRKQLTKPVLV; encoded by the coding sequence ATGAGAAAAAATTTTAAAAAAGCATTGTTAAATATCATTAAACATGGAGATACAGATATATTTCCTTTCCCTTTTGAAAGATATCTTTTTGAAGACATGCTGGAACAATGTTTAGATATCCTAGAGGATTACCATAAAAATTTTGAACAATCTTTATCACTTTCTCCTCCTATTAATCTCGAAACACTTAGTCAAGTAGGATATTATGGATTTCGACAAGCAACATTAATTGAACCTTTTTGGAACGCATATTATTTGGGAATAGTAATATCTCTAGCTGAAAAAATTGAAAATAAAAGAATTAAAGAGGCAGATAAAAATGTTTTTTCTTACAGGTACGAATGGAATGCAAAAAAAAGTTCATTATTTAAAGACGCAAATTGGATAGACTATAAAAAACAATGTGTAGAATACTCCAAACAGTTTGATTATGTTTTACAAACTGATATATCTAATTTTTACCCAAGAGTAAATCATCATAAGCTTGAAAATGCTTTAAAAAAAATTGATACTACAGATATTCCAAAAAGGATACTGAAGTTATTAAGCATCTTTTCTGGAACTATATCATACGGATTACCCGTTGGCGGACCCGCATCAAGAATTTTAGCTGAATTAGCTTTAAACAATACAGATCTTAACTTGAAAGCGAAGGGTATTGTTTTTTGTAGATATGTTGATGACTACACAATCTTTTGTAATAGTGAATCCGAAGCATATAAAACTTTAATTCTTTTGTCCGAAAAATTATCAAATGCTCAACTTAGCCTACAAAAGGATAAAACAAAAATTATGTCTTCGGAGGAATTTAGAGAAATTCACTATTTCTTAGATCCAATATCTGATGAAATAGATAATCCTGAAGAAGAACAAAAACTATTAAACATTTCTATTAGATTTGATCCTTATTCGGCTACGGCTGATGAGGATTATGAAACTATTAAACATTCAATCCGTCAAATAGATATTATTGGAATATTATCTCGAGAAGTAAACAAAACCAGAATTGACCAAACAGTTACCAAGCAAGCGATAAATTCAATAAAAGCTTTGACAGAAGAAAACCAAGTAAATGCAGTAAAAATTTTACTAGACAGCAATAATTTATTAAATCTATCTCCTGTTTTTACAACTATAATCAGAGCAGTCAGGAGTGTTTATGATGACTTAGTTGATGCTGGAAAGAATTTTGTTGATAGTGCTTTATTAGAGCTATTTGCTGAAGAAAATTATTTAACTAAGATTGAAATAAATCTAAATTATATTGTTCAAATACTTTCATTAAGACATTCTCCTGCTAAAGAAACCATCTTTATTAACCTTTTTGAAACAGTAACCAATCACTTATTAAAAAGACAAATAATTGTAGCAATGACAAATTGGGATTGTGATTTTTGGCTTGGAGATATAAAAAGTCAATTCACGACTCTTACAATGTGGGAAAGAAGATCAATTTTATATTCATCTTATTATCTAGGAGATGAAGGCAAACATTGGAGAGACCATAATAAAAATTTATTTAGTAAAGAAGAGGTATTAATGAGAGATTGGTTTGCAGATAGAAAACAATTAACAAAACCTGTTTTAGTATGA
- a CDS encoding ATP-binding protein — MKVKLGQAVKMFFGNSSLEMIYFEAISNALDADATEIEIEISIEAINRPETLEIKICDNGLGFDDFRYKKFSNLFDVEESSHKGLGRLVYLCYFDEIQVNSIYTPNKERVFTFSQQFEEEKFSINSIDKDSTGTTLLMKSYTLQKIAKSEYLQPKEIKNKILEEFYSRLFQYKQQNKLVTVNIKSKIGTREFKETLSNSEIPNLLFTELDSTLNLYDSLHLYYSIEPVDVNDTSLISAISVDNRTFKVELIADENIPTGYKMIFLLISDYFTGKVDAARQNLTLTKTELREVQKIFRKKVTSLIEEKIPKIKNNNTKIKEGLINRYPHLNGYFDTDHIGYLKRNDILKNAQEEFFKAQKELLDANHLTNEQFEKSLEISARALTEYILFRQLTIKTLKESTSENSEAELHSLIATKGKEGKFEKSNLINDIYKNNSWLLDDKFMTYEVTLSDREMTELVEHLVEGEDIEKDIDRPDFAFIFSNNPNEEKPFDVVIVELKKRGVNLYENLKTVNQLETRARNLMKYYNNKVQRIWYYGIIEFNDEVELALSSDFTELYSTGKLYYNEKDVAISIKPKRTVPVGMFIWDIDAIVEDANARNSTFLNFIKSKFSSQ; from the coding sequence ATGAAAGTAAAATTAGGTCAAGCAGTCAAAATGTTTTTTGGAAATTCATCTTTAGAGATGATTTACTTTGAGGCAATAAGCAATGCCTTAGATGCTGACGCGACTGAAATTGAAATTGAAATTTCAATAGAAGCAATCAACAGACCTGAAACTTTAGAAATAAAAATTTGTGATAATGGACTAGGCTTTGATGATTTCAGATACAAAAAGTTCTCAAACCTTTTTGATGTTGAAGAAAGTTCACATAAGGGACTAGGAAGACTTGTCTATCTTTGCTACTTTGATGAAATTCAAGTAAATAGCATTTATACACCAAATAAAGAAAGAGTTTTCACATTTTCCCAGCAATTTGAAGAAGAGAAATTCTCGATTAATAGTATTGACAAGGATTCAACAGGAACGACTTTATTAATGAAATCCTATACTCTCCAGAAAATTGCAAAATCTGAGTACTTACAGCCTAAAGAGATTAAGAATAAAATACTTGAAGAGTTCTATTCTCGCCTTTTCCAATATAAACAACAAAATAAATTAGTCACTGTAAATATTAAATCAAAAATTGGTACTAGAGAATTTAAAGAAACATTATCTAATTCTGAAATTCCTAATTTATTATTCACTGAATTAGATAGTACACTAAATCTTTATGATAGTTTACATTTATATTACTCTATTGAACCCGTAGATGTTAATGATACTTCCTTAATTTCTGCTATTTCAGTGGATAATAGAACTTTTAAAGTGGAATTAATTGCCGATGAAAATATACCAACAGGCTATAAAATGATATTCCTGCTAATCTCTGATTATTTTACAGGAAAAGTTGATGCAGCAAGACAAAATTTGACATTAACAAAAACTGAATTAAGAGAAGTACAGAAAATCTTCAGAAAAAAAGTCACATCACTAATTGAAGAGAAAATTCCAAAAATAAAAAATAACAATACTAAGATAAAAGAAGGATTAATTAATAGATACCCTCATCTTAATGGCTATTTTGATACAGACCATATTGGATATCTTAAGAGAAATGATATTTTGAAAAATGCACAAGAAGAATTCTTTAAAGCCCAAAAGGAATTATTAGATGCTAATCATTTAACTAATGAACAGTTTGAAAAATCATTGGAAATATCTGCGAGGGCACTAACTGAATATATTCTATTTCGCCAACTTACTATAAAAACACTAAAAGAGTCAACATCTGAAAATTCAGAGGCAGAATTGCATTCACTAATTGCAACAAAAGGAAAAGAAGGGAAATTTGAAAAATCTAACCTCATAAATGATATTTATAAAAATAACTCTTGGTTGCTTGATGATAAATTCATGACCTATGAGGTAACATTAAGTGATAGAGAAATGACTGAATTAGTTGAACACTTAGTTGAAGGAGAAGATATTGAAAAAGATATTGATAGACCTGATTTTGCATTTATTTTCTCTAATAATCCTAATGAAGAAAAACCTTTTGATGTTGTCATAGTAGAATTAAAGAAAAGAGGAGTCAATTTATATGAGAACTTAAAAACCGTAAATCAGCTCGAAACAAGAGCAAGGAATTTAATGAAATATTACAATAATAAGGTACAGAGAATATGGTATTATGGTATTATTGAGTTTAATGACGAAGTTGAACTTGCTCTATCAAGTGATTTTACAGAATTATATTCCACAGGTAAGCTTTATTATAATGAAAAAGATGTTGCTATTTCGATAAAGCCCAAAAGAACTGTACCTGTAGGAATGTTTATCTGGGATATTGATGCTATTGTAGAAGATGCTAATGCCAGAAATAGTACATTTTTAAATTTTATCAAAAGTAAATTTTCAAGCCAATAA